One region of Candidatus Rokuibacteriota bacterium genomic DNA includes:
- a CDS encoding glycosyltransferase, protein MSTSDVAQWAPERAADRAAAPAATPAVVLAGYYPPPFGGESVHVSSLVHCLRDAGFRVEVLNLRRGAPPSPEYRTTSVPFDLLRALAACLDRGTVLHLHTNGHSARSWGVVLLAACAVRARRATGILTLHSGMAPDYLAGLGAAGRAAARVAAGAFAEIVCVNERIREALSALGVDAARLSVIPAYLGLDDPAPLSAEDRERVAGCAPLVVTAGGPDPEYGLPVLVQALPALRSGFPRLGCVVVGSGGNEDLTRLVDRLGLRDCVHCVGEVARERYLALLARADVFVRPTYADGDALSVREALALGVPVLASDTDCRPPGVTLFRRGAAADLAAKLSSMLAGSARGAPRSAAAPPAAAAKLLALYARLGRSGPSRRGSA, encoded by the coding sequence ATGTCCACCAGCGACGTGGCGCAATGGGCGCCGGAACGGGCGGCGGATCGTGCCGCTGCCCCGGCCGCGACCCCTGCGGTGGTGCTCGCCGGCTACTATCCGCCGCCGTTCGGCGGCGAGTCGGTTCACGTCAGCAGCCTGGTGCACTGCCTCCGCGACGCTGGGTTCCGCGTGGAAGTCCTCAACCTCAGACGCGGGGCACCGCCGAGCCCGGAGTACCGCACGACGTCCGTGCCGTTCGACCTCCTGCGCGCGCTCGCCGCGTGCCTAGATCGCGGCACCGTCCTCCACCTGCACACCAACGGTCACAGCGCCCGGAGCTGGGGGGTCGTCCTGCTGGCCGCATGCGCGGTCCGCGCCAGGCGCGCCACCGGAATCCTGACGCTCCACTCCGGCATGGCGCCCGATTACCTTGCCGGGCTCGGTGCCGCCGGCCGCGCCGCCGCTCGCGTCGCCGCCGGCGCCTTCGCCGAGATCGTCTGTGTCAACGAAAGGATCCGGGAGGCGCTGTCCGCCCTCGGCGTGGACGCCGCGCGCCTGTCGGTGATCCCGGCCTACCTCGGACTCGACGATCCCGCGCCCCTCTCCGCCGAGGACCGCGAGCGCGTCGCGGGCTGTGCGCCGCTCGTCGTCACGGCTGGCGGCCCCGACCCAGAATACGGCTTGCCGGTGCTCGTGCAGGCGCTGCCGGCGCTCCGGTCCGGGTTCCCGCGGCTGGGCTGCGTGGTGGTGGGCTCCGGCGGCAACGAGGACCTCACGCGGCTTGTCGATCGGCTCGGTCTCCGCGACTGCGTGCACTGCGTCGGCGAGGTGGCGCGCGAGCGCTACCTGGCGCTCCTGGCCCGCGCCGACGTATTCGTGCGACCCACCTACGCCGACGGCGACGCGCTCTCGGTCCGCGAGGCGCTCGCCCTCGGCGTCCCTGTCCTGGCCAGCGACACCGACTGCCGGCCCCCGGGCGTCACGCTCTTCCGCCGGGGTGCCGCCGCCGACCTCGCCGCCAAGCTCTCCTCCATGCTCGCCGGCAGCGCGCGAGGTGCGCCCCGTTCAGCGGCGGCGCCCCCGGCAGCCGCGGCCAAGCTGCTCGCCCTCTACGCGCGGCTCGGACGCAGCGGGCCGTCAAGGAGAGGCTCCGCATGA
- a CDS encoding sulfatase, producing the protein MANGTHGASRPDVVLLTIDCLRADRLGSAGYRRPTTPNLDRLAGRALSLRQAISCGPDTQASFPAIHTSSYPLMYCDPQGYDWVSARRTTLAEVLSRAGYATCGITANPFLSRVFGYDRGFDRFVDFQAAAGAGPEERLVGSIKRVVSPKRFGYAYLRRLRHMVQVFGGRRPYQPADLLIARALEWMRAAPRPFFLWIHFMDLHYPQLPRPASLRRFRPDGLRRTAHVALLSRLLDRSTELGPADAELVSNLYDAQIHFIDQQLEPLLSALGRSRAVVAVTSDHGELLGEKGRFGHGFTDLPEALLRVPMLLAHPDHKTARESASLVSLLDLAPTLASLAGAAPPDNWHGVSFARLLGDPAATVRTDAIAQRGLSRSFVCARRNTRWKFVANYDAGARALYDIVVDPAEARNLVEERPDVAREHELELRAHFQQHGELYALRLEQRGDLETRLKTGLETRGYTEEEERRMLEHLSDLGYVD; encoded by the coding sequence ATGGCGAACGGTACCCACGGAGCATCCAGGCCGGACGTCGTCCTCCTGACGATCGACTGCCTCCGGGCCGACCGGCTCGGCTCGGCCGGCTACCGCCGGCCGACGACCCCGAACCTCGATCGGCTGGCCGGGCGCGCGCTGAGCCTGCGCCAGGCCATCTCCTGCGGCCCGGACACGCAGGCGTCCTTCCCGGCGATCCACACCTCGAGCTATCCGCTGATGTACTGTGACCCTCAGGGCTACGACTGGGTGTCGGCCCGGCGCACGACGCTGGCCGAGGTGCTCTCGCGGGCGGGCTACGCGACGTGCGGCATCACCGCCAACCCGTTCCTGTCCCGGGTCTTCGGCTACGACCGCGGCTTCGATCGGTTCGTGGACTTCCAGGCGGCGGCCGGTGCGGGCCCCGAGGAACGCTTGGTCGGCTCGATCAAGCGTGTCGTGTCCCCGAAGAGGTTCGGGTACGCCTACCTCCGCCGGCTCCGCCACATGGTCCAGGTGTTCGGCGGGCGGCGACCCTATCAACCGGCCGACCTCCTGATCGCGCGCGCGCTGGAATGGATGAGGGCCGCGCCCCGCCCGTTCTTCCTCTGGATCCACTTCATGGACCTCCACTACCCCCAGCTCCCGCGGCCCGCGTCGCTCCGGCGATTCCGCCCGGACGGGCTCCGCCGAACGGCGCACGTGGCGCTGCTCTCGCGGTTGCTCGACCGGAGCACGGAGCTGGGCCCTGCGGATGCCGAGCTCGTGTCCAACCTGTACGACGCGCAGATCCATTTCATTGACCAGCAGCTCGAGCCGCTCCTCAGCGCGCTTGGACGGTCGCGCGCGGTCGTCGCCGTCACGTCGGATCACGGCGAGCTGCTCGGTGAGAAGGGGCGCTTCGGCCACGGGTTCACGGACCTGCCGGAGGCGCTGCTGCGCGTGCCGATGCTCCTCGCCCATCCCGATCACAAGACGGCCCGCGAGTCGGCCTCGCTCGTGAGCCTCCTCGACCTCGCGCCGACGCTCGCCTCACTGGCAGGCGCCGCGCCGCCCGACAACTGGCACGGGGTGAGCTTCGCCAGGCTCCTCGGGGACCCGGCCGCGACGGTGCGGACCGACGCCATCGCCCAGCGGGGGCTCTCGAGAAGTTTCGTCTGCGCGCGGCGAAACACGCGATGGAAGTTCGTGGCCAACTACGACGCCGGCGCGCGCGCGCTTTACGACATCGTCGTGGACCCGGCAGAGGCCCGCAACCTCGTGGAGGAGCGGCCGGACGTCGCCAGGGAGCACGAGCTCGAGCTGCGGGCGCATTTCCAGCAGCACGGCGAGCTGTACGCGCTGCGGCTCGAGCAGCGGGGCGACCTCGAGACGCGCCTCAAGACGGGACTGGAGACCCGCGGGTACACGGAGGAGGAGGAGCGCCGGATGCTCGAGCACCTGAGTGACCTCGGCTATGTCGACTAG
- a CDS encoding glycosyltransferase, translated as MRVVHVIDNLAPGGTEKQCLELARGLVALGADSRVLYLQGGPLLAELEASGLAAHAVPVGSFRSPRFPRNLARLAGAIRHLGPDVVQTYGFYSNLPGLLAAWLARVPVRVGGRRDLGAHLRPVQRRADRAGWRLADRVVVNSESVRRDLVVHGVTPAKLVVVRNGVNLALWPAPVPPAVEGDATVGMVAHFREQKDHVTFLRAAAEVIRRVPAIRFVLVGSGPLEAAMRKRAREMGIADRVEFLGRLEGEALRAAVRRLRVSVLTSKNNEGLPNAVLESMAAGLPVVATPIGGTPEVVEDGLTGFLVPPGDPAALAERIVLLLKDPSMARAMGEKGRRRIAREFPVQRMVSEFHVLYQQLLQRKRG; from the coding sequence ATGCGGGTGGTCCACGTCATTGACAACCTAGCGCCGGGGGGGACCGAGAAGCAGTGTCTGGAGCTGGCGCGGGGGCTGGTCGCCCTCGGCGCGGACAGCCGTGTCCTGTACCTACAGGGGGGACCGTTGCTAGCTGAGCTCGAGGCCTCGGGCCTGGCCGCCCATGCCGTGCCGGTCGGGAGCTTTCGGTCCCCCCGATTCCCGCGGAATCTCGCGCGCCTGGCCGGCGCGATCCGCCATCTCGGTCCCGACGTCGTCCAGACGTACGGCTTCTACAGCAACCTGCCCGGACTCCTGGCCGCATGGCTCGCCCGCGTGCCGGTGCGCGTCGGCGGCCGGCGCGACCTCGGTGCGCACCTGCGTCCCGTGCAGCGGCGTGCCGACCGCGCGGGCTGGCGGCTCGCGGACCGCGTCGTGGTCAACTCCGAGTCCGTCCGGCGGGACCTCGTCGTGCACGGGGTGACGCCCGCGAAGCTCGTCGTCGTGCGGAACGGGGTGAATCTCGCCCTCTGGCCGGCGCCCGTACCACCCGCCGTCGAGGGTGACGCCACCGTCGGGATGGTGGCGCACTTCCGCGAGCAGAAGGATCACGTGACGTTCCTGCGCGCGGCGGCCGAGGTGATCCGGCGCGTCCCAGCGATCCGCTTCGTCCTGGTCGGCTCCGGCCCCCTGGAGGCGGCGATGCGGAAGCGCGCGCGCGAGATGGGGATCGCCGACCGCGTGGAGTTCCTCGGGCGCCTCGAGGGCGAGGCGCTGCGGGCCGCGGTCAGGCGGCTGCGGGTGTCCGTCCTCACGTCGAAGAACAACGAGGGACTGCCGAACGCGGTGCTCGAGTCCATGGCGGCAGGACTGCCGGTCGTCGCCACGCCGATCGGGGGGACGCCCGAGGTGGTCGAGGACGGCCTGACGGGGTTCCTCGTCCCGCCGGGCGACCCGGCCGCGCTCGCCGAGCGCATCGTGCTTCTCCTCAAGGATCCGTCAATGGCGCGGGCCATGGGGGAGAAGGGACGGCGGCGGATCGCGCGTGAGTTCCCCGTCCAGCGAATGGTCAGCGAGTTCCACGTGCTCTACCAGCAGCTTCTCCAGCGAAAGCGGGGTTGA
- the asnB gene encoding asparagine synthase (glutamine-hydrolyzing), protein MCGIFGVLMADRTRTPDAAVLRAMGDVIRHRGPDDEGFFVSRGIGLGMRRLSIIDLKTGHQPIGSEDGRLQVVFNGEIYNYRQLTHELLDRGHSFATTSDTEVLVHLFEDRGRHCVERLRGMFAFALWDARAGRLVLARDRLGIKPLYYAETPAGLVFGSELKSILRVPGFERTVDVEALCAYLRYGYVPDPLSIFRRVRKLPPGHVLVAAPGTAPEVHAYWDPVPFFEASRQAPGAWRPEELRERLADSVRSHLVSDVPLGAFLSGGIDSSAVVALMAAELGRSVKTFSIGFAEPSFNELPWARLVSARFATEHHELVVEPQSLDLLARIVEHFDEPFADPSAIPTYFVSRLAREHVKVVLSGDGGDELFAGYDRYVVDRRRRGWDALSRVGAGSLVRRLSDTLPEGTRGKNYLFNVSLPRTERYLDSVSHFRPAAVRRLVSTDVLGGLPEVEDALAPHVARGATLGFPSRLQYLDLKSYLPGDILTKVDRMSMAHSIEARVPLLDHELVEFAAALPPGQRLRGTATKYLLKRALTDLVPREVLFRSKQGFAVPIAAWFRDGLGGYLHDHLLADGALAHGLLRRPAVESLFALYRETARPEYLQRLWCLLVFELWHRAFVATRP, encoded by the coding sequence ATGTGCGGGATCTTCGGCGTCCTCATGGCCGACCGTACGCGCACACCCGACGCCGCCGTGCTCCGCGCGATGGGCGACGTCATCCGTCACCGCGGTCCCGACGACGAGGGCTTCTTCGTCAGCCGTGGCATCGGGCTCGGCATGCGGCGCCTCAGCATCATCGACCTCAAGACGGGCCACCAGCCGATCGGAAGCGAGGACGGCCGCCTGCAGGTGGTGTTCAACGGCGAGATCTACAACTACCGCCAGCTGACCCACGAGCTGCTCGACCGCGGCCACAGCTTCGCGACGACGTCGGACACGGAGGTCCTCGTCCACCTCTTCGAGGATCGCGGACGGCACTGTGTCGAGCGGCTTCGTGGGATGTTCGCCTTCGCGCTGTGGGATGCGCGGGCCGGACGCTTGGTCCTCGCCCGCGACCGCCTCGGGATCAAGCCCCTCTACTACGCCGAGACGCCCGCCGGCCTCGTGTTCGGCTCCGAGCTGAAGTCCATCCTCCGCGTTCCGGGCTTCGAGCGGACGGTCGACGTCGAGGCGCTCTGCGCCTACCTGCGCTACGGCTACGTGCCCGACCCGCTCTCGATCTTCCGGCGTGTCAGGAAGCTGCCGCCTGGCCACGTGCTCGTGGCGGCGCCGGGGACCGCGCCGGAGGTCCACGCTTACTGGGACCCGGTGCCGTTCTTCGAGGCCTCACGTCAAGCGCCTGGAGCCTGGCGGCCCGAAGAGCTGCGCGAGCGCCTGGCCGACAGCGTGCGGAGCCATCTCGTCAGCGACGTGCCTCTTGGCGCCTTCCTCTCGGGCGGCATCGACTCGAGCGCCGTCGTCGCGCTGATGGCCGCCGAGCTGGGCCGGTCCGTCAAGACCTTCTCGATCGGCTTCGCGGAACCGTCATTCAACGAGCTTCCGTGGGCTCGTCTCGTCTCGGCGCGCTTCGCCACCGAGCATCACGAGCTCGTCGTCGAGCCGCAGAGCCTCGACCTGCTGGCGCGCATCGTCGAGCACTTCGACGAGCCGTTCGCCGACCCCTCCGCCATCCCGACCTACTTCGTCTCGCGGCTCGCCCGCGAGCACGTCAAGGTCGTGCTCTCGGGTGACGGCGGCGACGAGCTGTTCGCGGGCTACGACCGCTACGTTGTTGATCGCCGCCGTCGCGGCTGGGATGCCCTCTCCCGCGTTGGCGCGGGCAGCCTCGTGCGGCGGCTGAGCGATACCCTCCCCGAGGGGACGCGCGGCAAGAACTACCTCTTTAACGTCTCGCTGCCGCGGACCGAGCGCTACCTGGACAGCGTGTCCCATTTCCGTCCGGCGGCCGTGCGCCGGCTCGTGTCGACGGACGTCCTCGGCGGGCTCCCCGAGGTCGAGGACGCGCTCGCGCCCCACGTCGCGCGCGGCGCCACCCTCGGCTTCCCGTCGCGCCTGCAGTATCTCGATCTCAAGAGCTACCTTCCCGGAGACATCCTCACCAAGGTCGACCGGATGAGCATGGCGCATTCGATCGAGGCTCGCGTGCCCCTGCTCGACCACGAGCTGGTCGAGTTCGCGGCGGCACTGCCTCCGGGCCAGCGCCTGCGCGGGACCGCGACGAAGTACCTCCTGAAGCGTGCCCTCACCGATCTCGTGCCCCGCGAGGTGCTGTTCCGCAGCAAGCAGGGGTTCGCCGTGCCGATCGCCGCGTGGTTCCGCGATGGGCTCGGCGGCTACCTTCACGACCACCTTCTCGCCGACGGCGCGCTCGCGCACGGTCTCCTCCGCCGTCCCGCGGTGGAGTCGCTGTTCGCGCTCTACCGTGAGACCGCGCGGCCCGAGTACCTGCAGCGGCTCTGGTGCCTGCTCGTCTTCGAGCTGTGGCACCGCGCCTTCGTGGCGACGCGACCCTAG
- a CDS encoding class I SAM-dependent methyltransferase, whose amino-acid sequence MHWTDTWYGYLVANYDHTVFARGARVLDLGLGSGDQMRALRTRGCWTVGVDIDRRAVAAAAAAGLGALVARGEELPFRTGAFDGVVSKVVLPYTDEARAVAEIARVLRPGGECELSVHGAGYYLAYLVTSPSLRRRIYALRTLLNTWLYALTGTRRVGDTIYQTLPRLRRYFACQGLAVARAVHGPPFLGVPVFVHVRLRRT is encoded by the coding sequence GTGCATTGGACAGACACCTGGTACGGTTACCTGGTGGCCAACTACGATCACACGGTGTTCGCGCGGGGCGCGCGCGTGCTGGATCTCGGCCTCGGCTCGGGCGACCAGATGCGGGCGCTGCGAACCCGGGGATGTTGGACGGTCGGCGTGGACATAGACCGGCGGGCGGTCGCGGCCGCCGCCGCCGCCGGCCTCGGCGCACTGGTCGCCCGCGGCGAGGAGCTCCCCTTCCGGACGGGCGCCTTCGACGGTGTCGTCAGCAAGGTAGTGCTCCCGTACACCGACGAGGCCCGGGCCGTAGCCGAGATCGCGCGCGTCCTGCGACCAGGCGGCGAGTGCGAGCTGTCGGTGCATGGGGCGGGGTACTACCTGGCGTACCTGGTCACGTCACCTTCACTTCGGCGGCGGATCTACGCGCTCCGCACTCTGCTCAACACCTGGCTGTACGCGTTGACGGGCACGCGCCGCGTGGGGGACACTATCTACCAGACACTGCCGCGCCTCCGGCGGTACTTCGCGTGCCAGGGCCTCGCCGTGGCCCGCGCGGTGCACGGGCCCCCGTTCCTGGGCGTGCCCGTGTTCGTGCACGTGCGGCTCCGGCGAACCTGA
- a CDS encoding oligosaccharide flippase family protein, whose product MSRGASIREMVRHWAVYSAGAMASRVVGFLLVPVYTRYLTPADYGVLEMVTTTIHLVGIFVGFGMSTAVIRHYRDEAGEAHPEVISTGLFFSAGVTALGAGLAFTAAGPLAALTFGSGEFAHYVRLGLVGLFLSNCLEIPLAYFRAVKAPAVVVKASLVELVLTVVLNVVFIVGLGWGVDGVLWGNIIIRGLLFAVLGGRTLRAVGATLARDALARLVRYGAPTLPALAGWFVVNLADRLFVAWYGSLADVGIYSLASRFGTVILLLVVQPLRQVWEPLQFEVGRDARAARLFPRMFEAVVIVLVLAGFTLCLFVGDAIRVLTPPAFWPAADIVPLLVLCYVLAGVVEPFKTAILVTNRTWLMGLIAAALCGLNVGANLLLVPRLGASGAALARAATAAVEVIMTYWVSQRVHRIDFKARRPLRLLVYAAALLVVAQWVPREPAIVSLALRMALLAALGLLALRSLSLPGGYGDRIAALRASIAGLRGASRAATRGVPVVEGRALAAGAAEDH is encoded by the coding sequence ATGAGCCGAGGCGCGTCGATCCGGGAGATGGTCCGGCACTGGGCCGTCTATAGCGCGGGGGCAATGGCCAGCCGCGTCGTCGGCTTCCTGTTGGTGCCCGTGTACACGCGCTACCTGACACCGGCGGACTACGGGGTCCTCGAGATGGTGACGACCACCATCCACCTCGTGGGCATCTTCGTGGGCTTTGGAATGAGCACGGCCGTCATCCGCCATTACCGGGACGAAGCCGGCGAGGCGCATCCCGAGGTCATCAGCACGGGCCTGTTCTTCTCCGCGGGGGTGACCGCGCTCGGCGCCGGCCTCGCCTTCACGGCGGCGGGACCGCTGGCGGCACTGACGTTCGGCAGCGGGGAGTTCGCGCACTACGTCAGGCTCGGCCTGGTCGGGCTCTTCCTGTCGAACTGCCTGGAGATCCCCCTGGCGTACTTCCGTGCCGTGAAGGCCCCTGCGGTCGTGGTGAAGGCTTCCCTCGTCGAGCTGGTCCTCACGGTCGTCTTGAACGTGGTGTTCATCGTCGGGCTCGGATGGGGCGTCGACGGTGTCCTCTGGGGCAACATCATCATCCGGGGGCTGCTCTTTGCCGTGCTCGGGGGCCGCACACTGCGCGCCGTCGGCGCCACCCTCGCGAGGGACGCTCTCGCCCGACTGGTACGTTATGGGGCGCCAACGCTGCCGGCGCTGGCGGGCTGGTTCGTCGTCAACCTCGCCGACCGGCTGTTCGTGGCGTGGTACGGCTCGCTCGCCGACGTTGGCATCTACTCGCTCGCCAGCCGTTTCGGGACCGTCATCCTGCTCCTTGTCGTCCAGCCACTGCGCCAGGTGTGGGAGCCGCTGCAGTTCGAGGTGGGCCGCGACGCACGCGCCGCCCGGCTCTTCCCGCGGATGTTCGAGGCGGTCGTCATCGTGCTGGTGCTCGCGGGCTTCACGCTCTGCCTCTTCGTCGGCGACGCGATCCGCGTGCTCACGCCTCCGGCGTTCTGGCCCGCCGCCGACATCGTTCCCCTCCTGGTGCTGTGCTACGTCCTCGCCGGCGTCGTCGAGCCGTTCAAGACAGCGATCCTCGTGACGAACCGAACCTGGCTCATGGGTCTGATCGCGGCCGCGCTCTGCGGACTGAACGTCGGCGCGAACCTCCTCCTCGTGCCGCGGCTCGGCGCCTCTGGCGCCGCGCTCGCCCGCGCGGCCACCGCCGCCGTCGAGGTGATCATGACCTACTGGGTATCGCAGCGCGTCCACAGGATCGACTTCAAGGCCCGGCGCCCACTGCGGCTCCTGGTGTACGCGGCTGCACTGCTCGTGGTCGCGCAGTGGGTTCCCAGGGAGCCCGCCATCGTCTCCCTGGCGCTCCGGATGGCGTTGCTCGCGGCCCTCGGTTTACTCGCGCTCCGCTCTCTCTCGCTTCCCGGCGGGTACGGGGACCGGATCGCGGCGCTCCGAGCGAGCATCGCCGGCCTGCGCGGGGCGTCGCGGGCCGCTACGCGAGGCGTGCCCGTCGTCGAGGGCCGCGCACTGGCTGCGGGGGCAGCGGAGGACCACTAG
- a CDS encoding O-antigen ligase family protein: MTGSAPAAAHAVRAPVSPQTGGEFAFRCLMFFTFVLLVTPQAIVPQLGELRLAWVSGALAIVSYRGNRGPRQPITIVTPEIRLVLWLVALAVLSVPLSTWPGGSLAHVLDKYSKSVIIFLLLANTLTTPSRLGRILRLMIGCSVVISITGIYAFLSGQFLEGTTRIVGYTSGLTMNPNDFALTLNLLLPLALGLFLWSRSVVARIVLLPTMLLMLFGIMVSFSRAGFLDLAAMALVATARLVKRAGVGAMFAVAAVAGVVFAIAPAGYASRIYAIFDASADLSGSSTARWEGMQNAFLLMFQHPLLGVGVGMNEVALAEGGFGWSPVHDMYLQVGSELGVAGFVVFVLLCWKVVTGLRRALRELAGIPEARALVGLGLGIELSLYGFLVGGIFAPVAYNFYLYYVAGFAVAFQRIARRVVAATAASV, from the coding sequence ATGACCGGTAGCGCTCCCGCCGCCGCGCACGCCGTCCGGGCGCCGGTGTCCCCGCAGACCGGCGGGGAGTTCGCCTTCCGCTGCCTGATGTTCTTCACCTTCGTCCTGCTCGTCACCCCGCAGGCCATCGTTCCCCAACTGGGGGAGCTGCGGCTGGCGTGGGTGTCCGGCGCGCTCGCGATCGTCTCCTACCGCGGCAATCGAGGGCCGCGGCAGCCGATCACGATCGTCACGCCGGAGATCCGCCTGGTGCTGTGGCTCGTCGCCCTGGCCGTGCTGTCGGTCCCCCTCTCCACGTGGCCGGGTGGCAGCCTCGCTCACGTCCTGGACAAGTACTCGAAGTCGGTGATCATCTTCCTGCTCTTGGCCAACACCCTCACCACGCCGTCGCGGCTCGGCCGGATCCTCCGGCTCATGATCGGCTGCTCGGTCGTCATCTCGATCACCGGCATCTACGCGTTCCTGTCCGGCCAGTTCCTGGAGGGCACGACCCGCATCGTCGGCTACACCTCTGGCCTCACCATGAACCCGAACGACTTCGCGCTGACGCTCAACCTGCTGCTGCCGCTCGCCCTCGGCCTCTTCCTGTGGTCGCGCTCGGTGGTCGCCCGGATCGTCCTGCTGCCGACGATGCTGCTGATGCTGTTCGGGATCATGGTCAGCTTCTCTCGCGCCGGGTTCCTCGATCTGGCGGCGATGGCGCTCGTGGCGACGGCGCGGCTCGTGAAGAGGGCGGGCGTCGGCGCAATGTTCGCGGTTGCCGCCGTCGCCGGCGTCGTGTTCGCCATCGCGCCCGCCGGGTACGCGAGCCGGATCTACGCGATCTTCGACGCGAGCGCCGACCTCAGCGGCTCGTCGACAGCGCGCTGGGAGGGGATGCAGAACGCGTTCCTGCTGATGTTCCAGCACCCTCTCCTCGGCGTCGGCGTCGGGATGAACGAGGTGGCCCTCGCGGAAGGGGGTTTCGGCTGGTCGCCCGTCCACGACATGTACCTGCAGGTCGGCTCCGAGTTGGGCGTCGCTGGCTTCGTCGTCTTCGTGCTCCTGTGCTGGAAGGTGGTGACCGGCCTCCGGCGCGCGCTCCGCGAGCTCGCCGGGATCCCCGAGGCGCGGGCGCTCGTCGGCCTCGGGTTGGGCATCGAGCTGTCCCTCTACGGCTTCCTCGTCGGTGGCATCTTCGCCCCGGTCGCCTACAACTTCTACCTCTACTACGTCGCCGGCTTCGCGGTGGCGTTCCAGCGCATCGCCCGGCGCGTCGTCGCGGCGACGGCGGCATCGGTATGA
- a CDS encoding methyltransferase domain-containing protein, translating into MKSRATEFLVCPRCTGQLDLAEATTNGTEIMDGMLTCPPCDARYPIRGGVPRFVQNGRYAESFGYEWSLFKAVQLDAANRTSESEDAFREQTGWTRPDIEGALVLDAGVGAGRYADVVSHWGGEVVGVDLTSAVDSAFENVGRRERVHLVQADLFAMPFRPGTFQVAFSIGVLHHTPDPALAFNKVAQTIRRGGQMAIYVYPAIGLARHSSDVIRRVATRLPLPVMYWMSALAIPLYYPYRLPVLGRVLQTLLPVSPHPNWRWRWLNTFDWYTPKYQFKLTYPEVFRWFKTAGFVDIDVLEIAICMRGVKA; encoded by the coding sequence GTGAAGTCGCGAGCCACCGAGTTCCTTGTCTGTCCCCGTTGCACCGGCCAGCTCGACCTGGCCGAGGCGACGACGAACGGAACCGAGATCATGGATGGCATGCTCACGTGCCCGCCGTGTGACGCCCGGTATCCCATCCGCGGTGGTGTTCCCCGATTCGTCCAGAACGGCCGCTATGCGGAGAGCTTCGGCTACGAATGGAGCCTATTCAAGGCCGTCCAGCTCGACGCCGCTAACCGCACCTCGGAGTCGGAGGACGCGTTCCGCGAGCAGACCGGCTGGACGCGGCCCGACATCGAGGGCGCGCTGGTGCTGGATGCCGGTGTCGGCGCTGGAAGATACGCGGATGTGGTATCGCACTGGGGCGGCGAGGTCGTCGGCGTGGACCTTACGAGCGCGGTGGACAGCGCGTTCGAGAACGTCGGCCGCCGGGAGCGCGTTCACCTCGTCCAGGCGGACCTGTTCGCGATGCCGTTCCGCCCTGGGACGTTCCAGGTCGCCTTTTCAATCGGTGTCCTGCACCATACGCCCGATCCCGCGTTGGCCTTCAACAAGGTCGCCCAGACGATCAGGCGGGGCGGGCAGATGGCGATCTATGTGTACCCCGCGATCGGCCTGGCGCGCCACTCCTCGGACGTCATCCGGCGCGTGGCGACGCGGCTTCCGTTGCCCGTCATGTACTGGATGTCGGCGCTCGCGATACCCCTCTATTACCCCTATCGTCTGCCGGTCCTGGGCCGGGTCCTGCAGACGCTCCTGCCGGTCAGCCCGCATCCGAACTGGCGGTGGCGCTGGCTGAACACCTTCGACTGGTACACGCCGAAGTACCAGTTCAAGCTCACGTATCCCGAAGTCTTCCGCTGGTTCAAGACTGCCGGGTTCGTCGACATCGACGTTCTCGAGATCGCGATCTGCATGCGGGGGGTCAAGGCCTAG